The Paroedura picta isolate Pp20150507F chromosome 2, Ppicta_v3.0, whole genome shotgun sequence sequence ACTCGCCGCCACACCAAGCGCTCCAACCAAGTTGTTCAATTTGCGGGAAACAGGAGGCGGCTGATCAGACGACGTCTCTGCAATGAGCAGAAGCTGCCGCTGGAAGCTGGACGGGAGCGGAGCGCGTCGCTTCTCTGCTCTCCCCGCCGTCTCAGCCTGAAACTTGCACTTGGGCGCCTTCAGCGCCTGGCGCGTCAACCCGCGCGCACTCTCCGCCTCCCCAGCCCGGCGGCAGGAGGGCGAACAGGCGGCGGTGCCTCGCCTCGCCTGGCCCCGCCCTccgctccccgccccctccccagcgaGCCGCTCGGCGGGGCGGCCCAAAGAGGCGTGAGCGCCTCCCGCGCTTTCTTTCCGGCCCGGCAGCCGCGAAGCGAAGCGAAGCGAAGCGAAGCGAAAGGGGTGGGCGCTTGCGTGCGAAAGAGTCGCCGGGAGCCCCGCCGCCACCACTCCTTGGCCGGCAGCTGCGACGCACCGAGGACTGCACCTGCCCTCCGCCTCGAGGCTCTTTCCCGCGCCTGCCGCGTCCGCCGGAGCCCGTCCCGGTCgcccttcctgctgcctgccCTTCGCCTTCCGCCGGCCAGGTTGGAGCTCCGAGCGGGGCTCGCCGGTCCGGGGCGCTCGCTCCCCGCGGGGGGTGGTCGTCGTCCGGCGCCGCTGCATGAGGCTGGCCGTGCCCGCGGCACCCCGGCCCAGCTCCCCGGCTCTTCCCGCGCGCCGCCCGTGCCTGCAGCCCCTGTGCCCCCCGGCGGCCGGGGCCATGAACGCCTCCTCGCTGGGCAACCAGACGGAGGCGGCGGGGCTCTTCCTGGCGAACAGCAGCCTGTCCCTGGAGCGGGCGCTGCGCTCCTTCACGCCGCGCTCGGTGGTGACCGACGACGGCTTCGTGGTGACCGCCCCGGACGAGCGGAGCCTGTACATCATGCGCGTGGTGCAGATCGCCGTCATGTGCGTCCTCTCGCTCACCGTCGTCTTCGGCATCTTCTTCCTGGGCTGCAACCTGCTCATCAAGTCCGAAGGCATGATCAACTTCTTGGTCAAGGAGCGGCGGCCGTCCAAAGAGGTGGAGGCCGTGGTGGTGGGACCTTACTGACccacacccccctccctccctccgccctccCAGAGGACTCGAAGAAGATGTGGCCGCAGGTGCCTTTCTGGGAACTCTGCCTCCCGATCATGGTAGGGGGTCTGGGCAGGGGGTGACAAGCCCTCCAGCCCCACAAGAGATGTTCTAAGGGGACCCTCCGCAAAGCAGACGActtgagggaggggggctgagccTTGACTccagtttcttctgcttctggccgggagggcagaagaagagcGACCCTCACCTGGCCTGAGAAGAGGGATgggtcaatggggggggggagcaagagtgGGAAGCCACCTtattcttttttggggagggtcCGAGTGTGCGCCTGTGCACGTCTGTCCTGTAAATAGCACTGTAAATGCACGCAAACAAAGCATTCCCAACTTTGCCGGTTTGTTTAGCGAAGGAGAAAAAAGTGGGGAATGAGGacagaggcatggggggggggacggagtgATCCTAACAAAAATGTGGATTGTGAAACCTCGAAAGCCTTCAAGATTTGCAAGGAGAACGGGCACAGGCAAAACCTGCCTTTCGTAAATCAGGATGTggtgcttttggggaggggggacagcttTTCACACAAATGCCTGCACAGGTTGTGCCACTGAAtggttttaaaagctgttttcttctgtttccaaGTGTGTCCGTCGAGTTCGGTTTTGTCTTTTTGTACCTGTCACTTGAAGCTTGGCCACTCCGAAGAGCCAGCCAGCCGGGCTGATGCCGCTCCCCTGGCTTTAAACATTGCATGGGTTTGCACAGCCCAAAACAACAGAAGTGCTCTAATGTTGACTGTCTGGTTTGGAATTTATTTTTTCTGATTTGATTTgcattaataaaatatatatgaaacttCTCGGCTGGGTTTCCTGGCAAGCCCGTTCCTGTGGAGATTCACCATGTGCTTCAGGCAAGCCCCCCGTCAGCCTCTGGAGGGACTGAGCAAAACACGCAATTAGCAGATTCCTCATTGGGGTAAGAATGCTAAAGGGCAGGGAGGCGGGAAGTGTTAGAAGAGTTTGAGAAAACCCCAGAAGATGAGAGGAATAGGATGCTCTGTTTATGGTGAAGGACTGGTGCTTTGCTTGCCCCCCAAAAATTCCCCTTGTGCAACCAATACTGGGCAGGTACACGGGTTTGTTTTCCCTCCGAGCAGGTTTTGAGAAGGAAAGATCTGGCAAAGAGGACTCTTCTGGCTATGAGTCAGCATGGCAAACATAGACAGCTGCTAATGAAAGGTGAATGGAAGTGATTTTTCTATTAGTGCCACTGTTTTTAGACAGGAGACCCAGATGAGAAAGAGATGTGGACTGGCAGGCCAGCTGCAATCCTGTTTACTTGCGTTATTTgtaccccgcctccctccccaagGGAGACCCAGAGCAGCTTAAATCCTCCTCCTCTTGACTTTGGCATCACAACacctctgtgaggcaggttaggtggagaggatgaactggcccaaggtcacccagcaagcttccatgtcagagggtggatttgaacccaagtctctaTTTTTGCATCctaaagaagaagcagagttggcttttatatcccactttacccagaagagtctcaaagtggcttaacattgcctgcccttcctctccccacaacagatgtcttgtgatgtaggtgaggctgagagagctctgagagaactgtgctgagcccaaggtcatccagctggctgcatggggaagagtggggcatcaaacccagattagagtccggCTGCTTTTaagcactgcaccaagctggctctctacaaagAACAAGAAAGGGACGGAAGGAAGGTCTCCTTAGCAGTTGTACTACTCGGATTTAATAGAGTCAACGAGTGCTGCTCGGAAGGTGGAGAAGAGATGTCTTATATAGACATAAGTCTGCGGTAGCCTGTGGGCCTCTCTGAAAAGCGAGTCACATTGTTTATAAAGGACACCTTTCTGAGCCCCCTTCCCTTATTCAGCTTTTACAGGGGCCCATAAAATATGTCAGGCATACCACAGTCCTCTTTTATTacctataaataataatatataaccTAGCAGTCCGAATAGCCCAAACTCGCTGAGCtggacagagctcagaagctaagcaggatcagccctggttagtacctgggtgacagactgccaaggaagtcggGTTGCTAGGCAGAAGGGAAGCACTGACAAAACCCACCTCTGTTCATCCCCCACTTTCAAAACCCTAGGTGAAAGCTTTCAGTCAGATAGGACTTGAtggtccatatatatatatatatatatagctatataTAGCCTCCAGTTAGTACATATATTGTTAATTAGGGTTATTGATGAACGTGTTGCTGGGGAGGTCAGTCGGGGGCAACATTCCAGGGATTCAGATTGTCCTGGGagtcttgggtgaccttgggctagttctcttgctgagcagttctcttagagctctctcggccctacctgtctcacagggtgtcttgtgggaagtggaaggaaaagctgtttataagctgctttgggattcctttgggtaggcaaaagtggggtgtaaaaaaacagctcttttgggaggaacagcagcagcaaaccTGTTCCCTTTGAGCTTTTTTTGCAGGGATTCTTTTGAATGAGAgtggagaggctgagagaacctgctTGGGGCTCTgtaaagaagaggagttgttttttatgccccacttttatcTAGCAGATGAAGTTTCAAAggagcttccagttgccttcctttcctctccccctgacagatgcactgtgaggtaggtcgggctgagagagctctgaaaggactgctctgtgcatacagctctgtcaggagtataacaagcccaaggtcacccagctggctgaatgtggaggagctcgccagattagaagctgctgttcctaACCACATCACCAAGTTAGCTCTTGGCAGTTCTGAATGGAGAGCAATAAATGTTCTTCACCACCACAAAAATATTCCTTTGCAATTTTTGCATGATACGAAGAGAACCAGATAATAGCCTCACCCCTGCCGCTTTagcagaggcttaatgtgtgcaAATGGGCAAGTGAAGGTTTTTGTGGCATGGAGGTAAACAGCATCGCATTAAGGCAACCCTATACGGTAAAGATGTGATGTTGCCAAAATGGGGTATCACAAGCCGGAAGTCAGGGAAGCACAGCGGGTGTAAGAGAATGAAGTGGAcaaagggtggtggtgatggggggggggggaagatgatcAAGAGGCCAAGGAAGACAGAAACGTGAACCAAGGCAGTAAGGAATTAAAGCTGCATGGGAATAGGAGGAGGGCATCCATAGGATAGAAAATGGGAATGGTACAGTGATCTTCTGTTCAAGATGCATATCTGTGTGGCCTTGGAAGATAGCTGGCATATGCCTGATTTGTTATGGGAAagtggagggatggaccagaatgttAAAACTGAACAGTCCTCACTGGAAACCATAGATCagccctggggctcatgggaattgtagtccatggacatctggagagccacagtttggccactcttgccATAGACGGTAAAGAGAGCGGAGACAGGTCACAACTCTAGCAATATGGGTGCATTTCAGCAAGACCTTGGGATTGGGCTATGAAACCATTGCAGTGATGCGGTGTAAGGGGTTTTTCTCTTATGAGACACGAATGCCCAAAGGATAGGAcctggggaaggaaagaagaagtgTTACATTTCCCTCatgctctgagaagccatgctTGAGACCCTGGGTGTAGCAAAGGGACATGGGAGATGATTTGATCAGGGTGCAACAGGACCCAGGCATTTTCTCTTTCTCAGATCATGCTCCAGTCCGAGAGTTGTACTTCAGACAGgacaagatattttttaaaactctgctgtTCTCTGAGGGCCCGTCTGCATATTCCGCTGGACATCTGTGGTCAAACTTGAAGACGCAGTTTAAGCCACAAAATGCAAAGCAGAGCAAGGTGGAGAGGTACAAGGGAAGCTGTGTTAATTCATTTCCTTGATTGAAAAGGCACTCTGGGTTACTTCAGTTCTAGCAGAGAGAAAAAAGACAGGCTACTAAAGGGAAGGAGCATCAATACTCTCCTTCCATGCCTTCATGGCTCCGATCCGGATGAACTCCCACTCAAGGTAGTTTTGTGGGTCAGTTTCTCATCAGGAGGCCCAGCTATGGACTCCAGTGTCATAGAATTTTTGTCCTCATTCTAAGGTATTTCTGCCACAGTCCCCTGTTTTTAAaccacaaaagggaaagaaaacattAAGTTACACTATACCAGATTGATTCCACTGACTCCTTCCTTGATTCATTCTTTCGGGGAATTGTCTTTGACTCACCCTTACGAGTAAAAGAGGACCTATTTCCTGCTCTGACACAGCAAGAGAAAGTTCTTAAATTTGAAACGTCCATTTCAGACAACCTCTGAGCCTTTTAACACTCCCCTTGCTGCTTGCCAGCATGTAGCTTCCCACCTTTTCCACCCCGTTTGTGATACAAAACACTCTCCCGTCCATGGTGATTCctaaagagagagaaagctcCGTCAGTGACCTATTACCGGGTCTGTTCACACCGTTTCCCATTAGCGGAGATGGAAAGAGGCTCTGCACAGACCCTGAGGAACGTTGGCCATAATGACTGTTATGTCTCTTCCTGTGCTGAGTTAAAACGAAGCTCTTGGCCAAGGGAAGAATTCTGGTGTCAGCCAGGAGGGCCTTGAGTGGCAGCAGAGAATGAAGTAAATGCCATTTCAGGTTCGCCGTGTCAGCGACATCACATTGCCTTGCATATAATACTCATCCTTTGGTGAACAGTTCCCGACAGAGTGCTTCGCAGAGAAAAATACTTGACATTTGCATGGTGCGTTTCATGTGCATTCGTATCCTTTCCACAGTTCCTGTTTCGTCGTATTCCAGGTGTCAGGTTGACTGTGCAGTCCTGAACAGAGCTGTACGCTTctgaatccattgaagtcaattggGCTTCGAAGTGCGTAAACGGTGTTTAGGAGGGCACTGGGAGAGCGAGCGGCTCAACGGAGTCCCGAATCCAGCTCACGCTGAGAGGCAAAACACAACCTTTCCCCACCTTGCATGGATAACACTGCATTTGCTGTTTAACTTGCCAGGAATGTCTCTGGTGGGTTTCTGGTCACAACCAGGAAGAAACTGAGCTGAGCCCAGAAGCTCCTCCAGTGTTGCAGGGTTGCTTCTCGGCCCTTTCAGCAGCAACAATGGCTGGTGTTGACCCACCAGTTGTTTCCTCCCACAAAGCCAACAGAGCCCGTAGAAAAGCCAGCATGGCTGTCTCCTGAGGCCATGCTGGGACGCTTGCAGCACTGCAAGGGCGGTTCAGCTTGGCTTGTTCTTCCACTCCTCATACCAGCTCTGGATCCTGATCCACCAAAGTTTGCTCTTGTCACTAATAAAAGTAAGTGGAGCAAAGGCACCAAGAAAAGGCAAGCttttaagaagaaaagaagaggaagagctggtttttctatGCCCcgctcttcactacccaaaggagttccaagttggcttacaaacacctttctcttcctctccccacaacctgcatggtcggtggggctgagagagatctatcAGAACTGTTCTCTGAGGATATCATTacgagaactgtgagtagcccagggtcacccagtcgGTTGCGGAAGGaggactgcagaatcaaacctggttctccagtttagagtctgccgctcttaaccactacaaccactCACATCTGATAAAGACAAATTTTCTTAAAATCTCttccacatatttctggtaaggccttggaggaggagcttgtctcatggctcaagtgtcactcagtgcttaacatccactcagggtggctttcctgcccttgagtgcctcctcctccaaccagcttctgTCCAgcatcctccacccctgaccaccccctcctcttttcacttctctctgaggcttggaggctgcagatccttgctatgtgagagctgcccctgctgctgagttccagaacagctgcctgcagcctttctaggtcctggggggaggccatctgcagagttcttctaccccacccagccccaacctagcgcccactgcgttcctgaatgcaatgggcttggcccctggtaATAAAATCCAAAGTCCTTTTGCCAATATGAACCAAGAGAAACACACAATCTC is a genomic window containing:
- the RPRM gene encoding protein reprimo → MRLAVPAAPRPSSPALPARRPCLQPLCPPAAGAMNASSLGNQTEAAGLFLANSSLSLERALRSFTPRSVVTDDGFVVTAPDERSLYIMRVVQIAVMCVLSLTVVFGIFFLGCNLLIKSEGMINFLVKERRPSKEVEAVVVGPY